One window of the Triticum dicoccoides isolate Atlit2015 ecotype Zavitan chromosome 3B, WEW_v2.0, whole genome shotgun sequence genome contains the following:
- the LOC119274614 gene encoding probable zinc metalloprotease EGY2, chloroplastic isoform X4, with protein MSSSPPCPPPSRATSSYGCCCHRPLLASTSAPARSRGARLTLTLRSPSLPPPAGPLSRSGSRRVACRAADEPEPAASNGDEAVADAPSPPADSVVQEDAAAEADSGADNTKDESPNAEPLNSALTSLQNIDRYAKAAADSAAQTKDESPNAEPVSAAVTSLQNIDRYVNAAADSTAQTKDESPNAEPVSASDTVQNIDGDATAAADSAAQEQLVEVDVNVASGSPLPGMKLEEAVSIPKATVDILKDQVFSFDTFFVTSHEPYEGGILFKGNLRGVPAKSFEKITTRLENKFGDEFKVFLLINPEDEKPVAVVVPKQTVEPATGSVPEWAAAGAFGVVTIFTLLLRNVPVLQDNLLSTFDNLELLKDGLPGALVTGLIVGVHEIGHILAARDAGVKLSVPYFVPSWQIGSFGGITRIVNIVRNRGDLLKVAAAGPVAGFSLGFGLLLLGFTLPPSDGLGIIVDPAVFHQSFLLGGLAKLILGDVLKEGTQLSINPLVLWAWAGLLINAINSIPAGELDGGRIALAMWGRKVSSRLGSVTIALLGLSSLFSDVAFYWAVLIFFLQRGPIAPLSEEITEPENRYIGLGVTILFLGLLVCLPYPFLFDPSQVTDFDF; from the exons ATGAGCTCTTCTCCTCCTTGCCCGCCGCCGTCGCGGGCCACGTCGTCGTACGGATGCTGCTGCCACCGCCCGCTCCTCGCGTCCACCTCCGCGCCGGCGAGGAGCAGAGGCGCTCGCCTCACGCTCACGCTCCGCTCCCCATCCCTCCCGCCTCCCGCCGGCCCTCTCAGCAG GTCGGGGAGCCGGAGGGTCGCATGCCGAGCGGCCGACGAGCCTGAGCCAGCCGCCAGCAATGGCGACGAGGCTGTGGCTGATGCCCCATCGCCTCCAGCCGACAGTGTTGTCCAAGAAGATGCAGCTGCAGAGGCCGATTCTGGTGCAGACAAT ACGAAAGATGAATCCCCGAATGCAGAGCCGCTAAACTCCGCTCTCACATCGCTTCAGAACATCGACCGGTATGCTAAAGCAGCCGCTGACAGCGCTGCGCAG ACGAAAGATGAATCCCCGAATGCAGAGCCGGTAAGCGCCGCTGTCACATCACTTCAGAACATCGACCGGTATGTCAATGCAGCCGCTGACAGCACTGCGCAG ACGAAAGATGAATCCCCGAATGCAGAGCCGGTAAGCGCTAGCGACACGGTTCAGAACATCGACGGAGATGCGACTGCAGCCGCTGACAGCGCTGCGCAG GAGCAGCTGGTGGAGGTTGATGTTAATGTTGCTAGTGGCTCTCCTTTGCCTGGAATGAAG CTTGAAGAAGCTGTGAGTATCCCCAAGGCTACAGTAGACATCCTAAAGGATCAAGTTTTCAGTTTTGACACGTTCTTCGTGACCAGCCACGAGCCTTATGAG GGTGGAATACTATTTAAAGGGAACTTGCGTGGTGTGCCagccaaaagttttgaaaagatcaCAACTCGACTAGAG AACAAATTTGGCGATGAATTTAAGGTTTTTCTTCTCATCAATCCAGAGGATGAGAAGCCAGTTGCAGTAGTTGTACCTAAGCAGACAGTGGAGCCTGCCACTGGAT CCGTCCCAGAGTGGGCTGCTGCTGGTGCATTCGGAGTAGTTACCATCTTCACTCTGTTGCTTCGGAATGTACCTGTCCTTCAGGACAACTTGCT ATCAACATTTGATAACCTTGAGCTATTGAAAGATGGACTTCCTGGTGCCTTGGTAACTGGACTCATAGTAGGGGTTCATGAAATTGGACATATCCTTGCTGCTAGGGATGCTGGGGTCAAGCTTTCGGTACCATATTTTGTTCCTAGCTGGCAG ATAGGATCTTTTGGTGGCATCACCAGAATAGTCAATATTGTCCGCAATCGCGGGGACCTGCTCAAGGTAGCAGCTGCTGGACCGGTTGCGGGGTTTTCGCTCGGATTTGGTCTTCTTCTGCTGGGCTTCACGTTACCTCCAAGTGACGGTCTTGGTATCATCGTAGATCCCGCCGTATTTCATCAATCATTTCTTCTTGGTGGTCTTG CAAAACTTATTCTTGGAGATGTTCTAAAAGAAGGAACACAACTATCCATCAACCCTCTGGTTTTGTGGGCTTGGGCTGGTCTCCTGATCAATGCCATCAACAGCATCCCCGCGGGAGAGCTCGACGGTGGCCGCATAGCGCTTGCCATGTGGGGAAGAAAG GTATCATCCCGGCTTGGCAGCGTCACCATTGCGTTGCTCGGGCTCTCGTCGCTCTTCAGCGACGTCGCCTTCTACTGGGCGGTACTCATCTTCTTCCTGCAGAGGGGCCCGATCGCTcccctctccgaggagataacggaGCCCGAGAACAGATACATCGGCCTCGGCGTCACCATTTTGTTCCTGGGGCTGCTGGTCTGCCTGCCCTACCCGTTCCTCTTCGACCCTTCGCAAGTTACTGATTTCGACTTCTGA
- the LOC119274614 gene encoding probable zinc metalloprotease EGY2, chloroplastic isoform X3 — protein sequence MSSSPPCPPPSRATSSYGCCCHRPLLASTSAPARSRGARLTLTLRSPSLPPPAGPLSRSGSRRVACRAADEPEPAASNGDEAVADAPSPPADSVVQEDAAAEADSGADNTKDESPNAEPLNSALTSLQNIDRYAKAAADSAAQTKDESPNAEPVSAAVTSLQNIDRYVNAAADSTAQTKDESPNAEPVSASDTVQNIDGDATAAADSAAQKQEQLVEVDVNVASGSPLPGMKLEEAVSIPKATVDILKDQVFSFDTFFVTSHEPYEGGILFKGNLRGVPAKSFEKITTRLENKFGDEFKVFLLINPEDEKPVAVVVPKQTVEPATGSVPEWAAAGAFGVVTIFTLLLRNVPVLQDNLLSTFDNLELLKDGLPGALVTGLIVGVHEIGHILAARDAGVKLSVPYFVPSWQIGSFGGITRIVNIVRNRGDLLKVAAAGPVAGFSLGFGLLLLGFTLPPSDGLGIIVDPAVFHQSFLLGGLAKLILGDVLKEGTQLSINPLVLWAWAGLLINAINSIPAGELDGGRIALAMWGRKVSSRLGSVTIALLGLSSLFSDVAFYWAVLIFFLQRGPIAPLSEEITEPENRYIGLGVTILFLGLLVCLPYPFLFDPSQVTDFDF from the exons ATGAGCTCTTCTCCTCCTTGCCCGCCGCCGTCGCGGGCCACGTCGTCGTACGGATGCTGCTGCCACCGCCCGCTCCTCGCGTCCACCTCCGCGCCGGCGAGGAGCAGAGGCGCTCGCCTCACGCTCACGCTCCGCTCCCCATCCCTCCCGCCTCCCGCCGGCCCTCTCAGCAG GTCGGGGAGCCGGAGGGTCGCATGCCGAGCGGCCGACGAGCCTGAGCCAGCCGCCAGCAATGGCGACGAGGCTGTGGCTGATGCCCCATCGCCTCCAGCCGACAGTGTTGTCCAAGAAGATGCAGCTGCAGAGGCCGATTCTGGTGCAGACAAT ACGAAAGATGAATCCCCGAATGCAGAGCCGCTAAACTCCGCTCTCACATCGCTTCAGAACATCGACCGGTATGCTAAAGCAGCCGCTGACAGCGCTGCGCAG ACGAAAGATGAATCCCCGAATGCAGAGCCGGTAAGCGCCGCTGTCACATCACTTCAGAACATCGACCGGTATGTCAATGCAGCCGCTGACAGCACTGCGCAG ACGAAAGATGAATCCCCGAATGCAGAGCCGGTAAGCGCTAGCGACACGGTTCAGAACATCGACGGAGATGCGACTGCAGCCGCTGACAGCGCTGCGCAG AAACAGGAGCAGCTGGTGGAGGTTGATGTTAATGTTGCTAGTGGCTCTCCTTTGCCTGGAATGAAG CTTGAAGAAGCTGTGAGTATCCCCAAGGCTACAGTAGACATCCTAAAGGATCAAGTTTTCAGTTTTGACACGTTCTTCGTGACCAGCCACGAGCCTTATGAG GGTGGAATACTATTTAAAGGGAACTTGCGTGGTGTGCCagccaaaagttttgaaaagatcaCAACTCGACTAGAG AACAAATTTGGCGATGAATTTAAGGTTTTTCTTCTCATCAATCCAGAGGATGAGAAGCCAGTTGCAGTAGTTGTACCTAAGCAGACAGTGGAGCCTGCCACTGGAT CCGTCCCAGAGTGGGCTGCTGCTGGTGCATTCGGAGTAGTTACCATCTTCACTCTGTTGCTTCGGAATGTACCTGTCCTTCAGGACAACTTGCT ATCAACATTTGATAACCTTGAGCTATTGAAAGATGGACTTCCTGGTGCCTTGGTAACTGGACTCATAGTAGGGGTTCATGAAATTGGACATATCCTTGCTGCTAGGGATGCTGGGGTCAAGCTTTCGGTACCATATTTTGTTCCTAGCTGGCAG ATAGGATCTTTTGGTGGCATCACCAGAATAGTCAATATTGTCCGCAATCGCGGGGACCTGCTCAAGGTAGCAGCTGCTGGACCGGTTGCGGGGTTTTCGCTCGGATTTGGTCTTCTTCTGCTGGGCTTCACGTTACCTCCAAGTGACGGTCTTGGTATCATCGTAGATCCCGCCGTATTTCATCAATCATTTCTTCTTGGTGGTCTTG CAAAACTTATTCTTGGAGATGTTCTAAAAGAAGGAACACAACTATCCATCAACCCTCTGGTTTTGTGGGCTTGGGCTGGTCTCCTGATCAATGCCATCAACAGCATCCCCGCGGGAGAGCTCGACGGTGGCCGCATAGCGCTTGCCATGTGGGGAAGAAAG GTATCATCCCGGCTTGGCAGCGTCACCATTGCGTTGCTCGGGCTCTCGTCGCTCTTCAGCGACGTCGCCTTCTACTGGGCGGTACTCATCTTCTTCCTGCAGAGGGGCCCGATCGCTcccctctccgaggagataacggaGCCCGAGAACAGATACATCGGCCTCGGCGTCACCATTTTGTTCCTGGGGCTGCTGGTCTGCCTGCCCTACCCGTTCCTCTTCGACCCTTCGCAAGTTACTGATTTCGACTTCTGA